A stretch of the Rhinoderma darwinii isolate aRhiDar2 chromosome 3, aRhiDar2.hap1, whole genome shotgun sequence genome encodes the following:
- the AVPR1A gene encoding vasopressin V1a receptor, translating into MRFSVTGDSGHGSSLGNDSTWREVGSTIPSVFSTVLPNTSRISANSSDLLYRNEELAKIEIAVLAIIFVAAVLGNCSVLLGLYKSKKKMSRMHLFIKHLSLADLVVAFFQVLPQLCWEVTYRFYGSDFLCRVIKHLQVFGMFASTYMLVVMTADRYIAICHPLKTLQQPTKRSYLMISGAWILSFILSTPQYGIFYLKDLGDGVYDCWADFVLKDGAKAYITWITISIFVVPVTILLTCYGFICYNIWKNIKCKTKKEETEGRKGNNGLLSTSVSSVKTISRAKIRTVKMTFVIVSAYILCYFPFFAIQLWSVYAEDTNWTENENMAITVSALLASLNSCCNPWIYMFFSGHLLQDFIISILCCRKFKKTINKEDSDSSTRRQTSFTKIQSRSPTHSMDTWKESPKSSRSIQFLAMKT; encoded by the exons ATGCGCTTCTCCGTGACTGGGGACTCAGGGCACGGGTCAAGTTTGGGGAATGATAGCACATGGAGAGAAGTGGGCTCCACGATCCCGTCTGTCTTCTCCACAGTTTTACCTAATACCAGCAGAATATCAGCCAACTCCTCGGACCTGCTGTACAGGAATGAGGAGCTGGCTAAGATTGAGATTGCCGTGTTAGCCATCATATTTGTGGCTGCTGTACTGGGCAACTGTAGCGTCCTGCTGGGTCTCTACAAGTCCAAGAAGAAGATGTCCAGGATGCACTTATTCATCAAGCACCTGAGCCTGGCAGATCTGGTGGTGGCTTTCTTCCAGGTTCTTCCACAGTTGTGTTGGGAGGTCACTTACCGTTTCTATGGTTCTGACTTCTTGTGCCGAGTTATAAAACACCTCCAAGTGTTTGGGATGTTTGCCTCCACCTACATGCTGGTGGTGATGACCGCTGACCGCTACATTGCTATATGCCACCCACTGAAGACCCTCCAGCAGCCTACAAAGAGGTCCTACCTGATGATCAGCGGCGCCTGGATCCTCAGCTTCATCCTCAGTACTCCTCAATATGGCATCTTCTATCTCAAAGACCTCGGAGATGGAGTGTATGACTGCTGGGCGGACTTTGTCTTAAAGGATGGAGCAAAAGCTTATATTACATGGATTACTATCAGTATCTTTGTGGTACCAGTGACCATCTTGTTGACCTGCTATGGCTTCATCTGCTACAATATCTGGAAGAACATAAAGTGCAAGACCAAGAAAGAAGAGACTGAAGGCAGGAAGGGTAATAATGGGTTACTGTCCACATCTGTCAGCAGTGTCAAGACCATATCTAGAGCCAAGATCAGGACGGTGAAGATGACCTTTGTGATTGTGTCAGCCTATATCCTTTGTTATTTTCCATTCTTCGCCATCCAGCTGTGGTCTGTATATGCAGAGGACACCAACTGGACTG AGAACGAAAACATGGCTATCACTGTGTCTGCCTTGTTAGCCAGCCTGAATAGTTGCTGCAACCCTTGGATATACATGTTTTTCAGTGGACACCTACTACAAGATTTCATCATTAGTattttatgctgcagaaaattcAAGAAAACTATAAACAAAGAAGATTCCGACAGCAGCACCAGAAGGCAAACCTCCTTCACAAAGATTCAATCAAGAAGTCCAACCCATAGTATGGACACTTGGAAGGAGTCTCCAAAGTCCTCACGATCCATTCAATTTTTAGCTATGAAAACCTGA